The DNA sequence CGAGCTGGGCCAGTGCGGTGACCGCTTGGACGACACCGTCTTCCGTGCCCGGTGGCGGTGAGGTGTTGTCGGCGGATCGGTGGTGGTGCTACGCCGACGGCGTGTGCGCAGCGCGCCCAGTGCGGTTGGTCGGCGACGAACGGGCACACGACCTGCGGCACGCCGGCGGCCAGCGCGGCGGCGGTGGTGCCCGCTCCCCCGTGGTGCACGACCGCGCTCAT is a window from the Saccharothrix saharensis genome containing:
- a CDS encoding nucleotide disphospho-sugar-binding domain-containing protein; its protein translation is MAPRSAPGVHVIDHAPHQWLFPWMSAVVHHGGAGTTAAALAAGVPQVVCPFVADQPHWARCAHAVGVAPPPIRRQHLTATGHGRRCRPSGHRTGPARPPEPRRTRGVFRVRCRGGRRARRRLGRRAGGRPR